The following are from one region of the Flavobacteriaceae bacterium UJ101 genome:
- a CDS encoding endonuclease MutS2 (Endonuclease that is involved in the suppression of homologous recombination and may therefore have a key role in the control of bacterial genetic diversity; Belongs to the DNA mismatch repair MutS family. MutS2 subfamily; Contains 1 Smr domain.), translated as MKISKKTLADLEFQNVMNEVLLHCKSDLAKKKAEQIQPIENKKRLIAELKFVNEFVASFENENAFPSIEFDEVTEEIRMLNIEDSFLEADSCLKIKRLSQRANEIIQFVEKFEEYYPTLHVLTSKVPFTKEIIKKINKVFNRFGEVKDDSTPLLKEIRQQIVSQNRAISDKFRQELKKYGSQDYLDTIQESVVDNKRVLAVKSAYRRKVVGSVLGQSKTGSIVFIEPDSMIRVNRALQQLKEDEREEVVKVLKALTEELREDIDLFGKYQSLLAHLDFVRAKAMYAEEIGAILPEINQEQHLKLMDAYHPILYKTNNEEGKKTIPQSIELNAKQRIIAISGPNAGGKSISLKTIGLLQVMIQSGVLIPVHFRSSICFYDKILTDIGDNQSIENHLSTYSYRLKQMRSFLKECDGNTLFLIDEFGTGSDPELGGALAEVFLEEFYERGAAGVLTTHYTNIKLKIEELPQAVNACMLFNERTLEPLYVLEVGQAGSSFTFEVAQKNGIPYSLLNRAKKKVERDTVRLDKTMVKLQQEKFRVEKSKQKLEATEQKVAQKHETLESIKEKVEEKLHQYQEAYDRNQKYISLGKKLDTLAEKYFYNKRKKDLMKEALRIVEMENAKRKKATKKEVKKRKSEQAQIDNELKQKVTPIREKKKVDEAYVKELEAKELEKYIQSLTVGNRVKVKDGTSIGTIDKIEKKVAFVNFGIATMKVALKDLKKVN; from the coding sequence ATGAAGATTTCAAAGAAAACATTAGCCGATTTAGAGTTTCAAAATGTAATGAATGAGGTGCTATTACACTGTAAAAGTGATTTAGCAAAGAAGAAAGCAGAACAAATTCAGCCTATTGAAAATAAAAAAAGATTAATTGCTGAATTAAAGTTTGTTAATGAGTTTGTTGCTTCATTTGAAAATGAAAATGCGTTTCCTTCCATTGAGTTTGATGAAGTTACTGAAGAAATCAGAATGTTGAATATTGAAGATTCATTTTTAGAAGCAGATTCCTGTTTAAAAATAAAACGATTATCACAAAGAGCGAATGAAATCATTCAGTTTGTTGAGAAATTTGAAGAATATTATCCCACATTACATGTTTTGACTTCAAAAGTGCCTTTTACAAAAGAAATTATTAAGAAAATTAATAAAGTTTTTAACCGTTTTGGTGAAGTGAAAGATGATTCTACCCCTTTGTTAAAAGAAATTAGACAACAAATTGTAAGTCAAAATAGAGCTATATCTGATAAATTTCGTCAAGAATTAAAAAAATACGGTTCACAAGATTATTTAGATACCATTCAGGAATCAGTGGTAGATAATAAACGCGTTTTAGCGGTAAAATCAGCTTATAGAAGAAAGGTAGTAGGTTCTGTTTTAGGGCAATCTAAAACAGGTTCTATTGTGTTTATAGAGCCTGATTCCATGATACGTGTTAATCGTGCTTTACAACAACTGAAAGAGGATGAAAGAGAAGAAGTCGTTAAAGTTTTAAAAGCTTTAACTGAAGAACTTCGTGAGGATATTGATTTGTTTGGAAAGTACCAAAGTTTACTAGCTCATTTAGATTTTGTGAGAGCGAAGGCAATGTACGCAGAAGAGATAGGTGCTATATTACCTGAAATTAATCAAGAACAACACTTAAAATTAATGGATGCTTATCATCCTATCTTATATAAAACGAATAATGAAGAGGGGAAAAAAACGATTCCACAAAGTATAGAATTGAATGCAAAACAACGAATTATTGCTATTTCAGGTCCAAATGCGGGAGGAAAAAGTATTTCATTAAAGACCATTGGGTTGTTGCAAGTGATGATTCAAAGTGGCGTATTAATTCCAGTTCATTTTAGAAGTTCCATTTGCTTTTATGATAAGATTTTAACGGATATTGGAGATAATCAATCTATTGAAAATCATTTGAGTACCTATAGTTATCGTTTGAAACAAATGCGTTCTTTTTTAAAAGAATGTGATGGGAATACTCTTTTCTTGATTGATGAATTTGGTACAGGTTCAGATCCTGAATTGGGAGGAGCTTTAGCAGAAGTGTTTTTAGAAGAATTTTATGAACGGGGAGCAGCAGGCGTTCTAACGACACATTATACCAATATTAAGTTAAAAATAGAAGAACTCCCACAAGCTGTGAATGCGTGTATGTTATTTAACGAAAGAACCTTAGAGCCTTTGTATGTTTTAGAAGTAGGACAAGCAGGAAGTTCTTTTACATTTGAAGTAGCTCAAAAGAATGGAATTCCTTATTCTTTATTGAACCGTGCAAAGAAAAAAGTAGAGCGTGATACCGTTCGTTTGGATAAAACGATGGTGAAGTTGCAACAAGAAAAGTTCCGAGTAGAAAAATCAAAACAAAAATTAGAAGCTACTGAGCAAAAAGTAGCGCAAAAGCATGAGACTTTAGAATCCATAAAAGAAAAAGTTGAAGAGAAGTTACATCAATATCAAGAAGCCTATGATCGTAACCAAAAATATATCTCATTGGGTAAAAAGTTGGATACGCTTGCAGAAAAATATTTTTATAATAAACGTAAGAAAGATTTGATGAAAGAAGCTTTGCGAATTGTAGAAATGGAAAATGCTAAACGAAAAAAAGCTACGAAAAAAGAAGTTAAAAAACGTAAAAGTGAACAAGCACAGATTGATAATGAGTTAAAACAAAAAGTAACACCTATTCGTGAAAAGAAAAAGGTGGATGAAGCTTATGTAAAAGAATTGGAAGCTAAAGAATTAGAAAAATATATTCAAAGTTTGACTGTAGGAAACCGTGTAAAAGTGAAAGATGGAACTTCTATTGGAACCATTGATAAAATAGAAAAGAAAGTAGCTTTTGTAAACTTTGGTATCGCCACGATGAAAGTGGCATTAAAAGATTTGAAAAAAGTGAATTAA
- the uvrD|pcrA gene encoding DNA helicase (Has both ATPase and helicase activities. Unwinds DNA duplexes with 3' to 5' polarity with respect to the bound strand and initiates unwinding most effectively when a single-stranded region is present. Involved in the post-incision events of nucleotide excision repair and methyl-directed mismatch repair. Belongs to the helicase family. UvrD subfamily; Contains 1 uvrD-like helicase ATP-binding domain; Contains 1 uvrD-like helicase C-terminal domain.; KEGG: hmo:HM1_3029 DNA helicase II / ATP-dependent DNA helicase PcrA) produces the protein MSSNYLDTLNESQREAVEATEGPLMVIAGAGSGKTRVLTYRIAHLMNKGADSFNILALTFTNKAAREMKERIGAIVGSTEAKNLWMGTFHSVFARILRAEADKLGYPSNFTIYDTQDSVSVLTKIIKEMQLDKDVYKAKQVLGRISQYKNNLITVRAYFNNAELQENDAAAMRPKMGDIYKLYVERCFKSGAMDFDDLLLRTNELLTRFPEVLSKYQDRFRYILVDEYQDTNHSQYLIVKALASRYENLCVVGDDAQSIYAFRGANIQNILNFQSDYPDARMVRLEQNYRSTKNIVKAANDIIAKNKNQIQKDVWTSNDEGDLIKVYRALSDGEEGRYVAGTIFDKALSEQRHYSDFCILYRTNAQSRAIEESLRKKNIPYKIYGGLSFYQRAEIKNVLSYLRVLVNPNDQEALMRIINYPKRGIGQTTINKLVVGANEKGISLYETIQNAHRLDLGINAGTLKKLREFYTLMESYAIMQKTQDAFEIAAYIVKTSGIIKALKDDDTPEGISRYENVQELLNSVKGYVEEEEQVEDGNPSLTGFLENVALSSDLDTDTEEDQNKVSLMTIHLAKGLEFPVVMIVGLEENLFPSMMALNSRQDLEEERRLFYVALTRGEQQVLLSYAVTRYRWGKLIDSEPSRFIEEIDDQYLDTTLAFPKRKTINNSGLDASLFGTNLSNTSSKPQRAIPRKLKAIQGTSTAEEGNTTSVDDLKVGLNVEHTRFGKGKIESIEGNKEDIKIIINFQHVGKKKLLYKFAKGKIKVV, from the coding sequence GTGAGTTCAAACTATTTAGATACTTTAAATGAATCCCAAAGAGAAGCAGTAGAAGCAACAGAAGGCCCTTTGATGGTTATTGCAGGTGCTGGGTCAGGAAAAACACGTGTTTTAACCTACCGAATAGCACATTTAATGAATAAAGGAGCGGACTCATTTAATATTTTAGCTTTAACTTTTACCAATAAAGCTGCACGTGAAATGAAAGAACGTATTGGAGCTATAGTGGGAAGTACAGAAGCTAAGAATCTTTGGATGGGAACATTTCACTCTGTTTTTGCACGGATTTTGCGTGCTGAGGCAGATAAATTAGGATATCCATCAAACTTTACAATTTATGATACACAAGATTCTGTAAGTGTTCTGACAAAGATTATCAAAGAGATGCAGTTGGATAAAGATGTTTATAAAGCCAAACAAGTTTTAGGAAGAATATCACAATATAAAAACAATTTGATTACAGTTAGAGCCTATTTTAATAACGCAGAGTTGCAAGAGAATGATGCCGCCGCTATGCGTCCTAAAATGGGAGATATTTACAAATTGTATGTAGAACGTTGCTTTAAAAGTGGTGCAATGGATTTTGATGATTTATTGTTAAGAACCAATGAATTACTAACAAGATTTCCTGAAGTTTTATCAAAGTATCAAGACCGTTTTCGTTATATTTTGGTAGATGAGTATCAAGATACCAACCATTCACAATATCTTATTGTAAAAGCATTAGCCTCTCGCTATGAAAATTTATGTGTAGTAGGAGATGATGCACAATCTATTTATGCCTTTCGAGGTGCTAATATTCAGAATATTTTGAACTTTCAAAGTGATTATCCTGATGCTAGAATGGTACGTTTAGAGCAAAATTACCGTTCTACAAAGAATATTGTAAAAGCAGCTAATGATATCATTGCAAAGAATAAAAATCAAATTCAGAAAGATGTTTGGACTTCCAATGATGAAGGTGATTTAATAAAAGTTTACCGAGCCCTTTCTGATGGAGAAGAAGGACGTTATGTAGCAGGGACTATATTTGATAAAGCACTTTCGGAACAAAGACACTATAGTGATTTTTGTATTTTATATAGAACCAATGCACAATCACGAGCTATTGAAGAGTCTCTTCGAAAAAAGAATATCCCTTATAAAATATACGGAGGGTTATCATTTTACCAACGAGCTGAAATTAAAAATGTACTATCCTATTTAAGAGTGCTAGTCAATCCAAATGACCAAGAAGCTTTAATGCGTATTATTAATTATCCTAAAAGAGGTATTGGGCAAACGACGATTAATAAACTAGTGGTAGGAGCTAATGAAAAAGGAATTTCGTTATATGAAACTATACAAAATGCCCATCGTTTAGATTTAGGAATTAATGCCGGAACATTAAAAAAGCTACGCGAGTTTTATACGTTAATGGAAAGCTATGCTATAATGCAAAAAACACAAGACGCGTTTGAAATAGCAGCTTATATTGTAAAAACATCTGGAATTATTAAAGCATTAAAAGATGATGATACACCTGAAGGAATTTCACGTTATGAAAACGTACAGGAATTATTAAACAGTGTAAAAGGATATGTAGAAGAAGAAGAACAAGTAGAAGATGGGAATCCTTCTCTGACTGGTTTTCTAGAAAATGTAGCATTATCATCTGATTTAGATACAGATACGGAAGAAGATCAAAATAAAGTATCCTTAATGACCATTCACTTAGCCAAAGGGCTAGAGTTTCCAGTAGTGATGATTGTAGGGCTAGAAGAAAATTTATTCCCTTCAATGATGGCATTGAATTCACGTCAAGATTTAGAAGAAGAAAGGCGTTTGTTCTATGTGGCACTCACTCGAGGAGAACAACAAGTTTTGTTATCATATGCTGTAACACGTTACCGATGGGGAAAATTAATTGACTCAGAACCAAGTCGCTTTATTGAAGAAATTGATGATCAATATTTGGATACTACTTTAGCGTTCCCTAAGCGTAAAACAATAAATAATTCAGGGTTAGATGCCTCTCTTTTTGGAACGAATTTATCGAATACTTCATCTAAACCTCAAAGGGCTATTCCTAGAAAGCTCAAAGCTATACAAGGAACATCGACGGCTGAGGAGGGAAATACTACTTCAGTTGATGATCTAAAAGTAGGACTTAACGTCGAGCATACTCGTTTTGGGAAAGGTAAAATAGAAAGTATTGAAGGTAATAAAGAGGATATTAAAATTATAATAAATTTTCAGCACGTAGGGAAGAAAAAGTTATTATATAAATTTGCAAAGGGAAAAATAAAAGTGGTTTGA
- the murA gene encoding UDP-N-acetylglucosamine 1-carboxyvinyltransferase (Cell wall formation. Adds enolpyruvyl to UDP-N- acetylglucosamine; Belongs to the EPSP synthase family. MurA subfamily.; KEGG: bbd:Belba_0444 UDP-N-acetylglucosamine 1-carboxyvinyltransferase), producing the protein MGSFRIKGGKSLKGEIQPQGAKNEVLQILCAVLLTPEPVRIKNIPDIVDVNKLIEILSNLGVKIMKNGKGDYTFQADEVHTEYMTSKEFRKDGASLRGSIMLIGPMLARFKKGYMPKPGGDKIGRRRLDTHFEGFIKLGAQFRYNKDELFYGVEADHLKGAYMLLDEASVTGTANIVMAAVLAEGKTTIYNAACEPYLQQLCKMLVRMGAKISGIGSNLLTIEGVKELNGTEHTVLPDMIEIGSWIGLAAMTKSEITVKNVSWDNLGVIPSVFAKLGITIKRKGDDIIVPRHENYEIQKFIDGSILTIADAPWPGFTPDLLSIILVTACQAKGTVLIHQKMFESRLFFTDKLIDMGAQIILCDPHRATVVGLNHETALKGSTMTSPDIRAGISLLIAALSADGTSVIQNIEQIDRGYEDIDGRLKAIGADIVRM; encoded by the coding sequence ATGGGAAGTTTTAGAATAAAAGGGGGAAAGAGTTTAAAAGGAGAAATTCAACCACAAGGAGCTAAAAATGAAGTATTACAAATTTTGTGTGCCGTTTTATTAACTCCAGAACCAGTAAGAATAAAAAATATCCCTGATATAGTAGATGTCAATAAACTTATTGAAATATTGAGTAATCTTGGCGTGAAAATCATGAAGAATGGAAAGGGAGATTATACTTTTCAAGCAGATGAAGTTCATACTGAATATATGACCTCAAAAGAATTCCGTAAAGATGGGGCCTCACTAAGAGGGTCGATTATGTTGATTGGACCTATGCTGGCACGATTTAAAAAAGGTTATATGCCAAAGCCAGGAGGAGATAAAATAGGCCGTCGACGTTTGGATACACATTTTGAAGGATTCATTAAATTAGGAGCCCAATTTCGTTATAATAAAGATGAATTATTTTACGGAGTAGAAGCTGATCATTTAAAAGGAGCTTATATGTTATTGGATGAGGCTTCAGTTACAGGAACAGCTAATATTGTGATGGCAGCCGTTTTAGCCGAAGGGAAAACCACTATTTATAATGCTGCATGCGAACCTTACTTACAACAATTGTGTAAAATGTTAGTTCGTATGGGAGCTAAGATTTCAGGTATCGGATCGAACTTACTTACAATTGAAGGGGTAAAAGAATTGAATGGAACAGAGCATACGGTATTACCTGATATGATTGAAATTGGTTCTTGGATTGGTTTAGCAGCTATGACGAAGTCAGAAATTACCGTAAAAAATGTAAGTTGGGATAATTTGGGTGTTATTCCGAGTGTATTTGCTAAATTGGGTATTACCATAAAACGTAAAGGAGATGATATTATAGTACCACGTCATGAAAATTATGAAATACAAAAATTTATTGATGGATCTATTTTAACCATTGCAGATGCGCCTTGGCCAGGTTTTACACCCGATTTATTAAGTATTATTTTAGTAACGGCTTGTCAAGCAAAAGGAACAGTATTAATTCATCAAAAAATGTTTGAATCTCGTTTGTTCTTTACCGATAAATTAATTGATATGGGGGCACAAATTATTCTGTGTGATCCACATCGTGCAACAGTAGTTGGTTTAAACCATGAAACGGCTTTAAAAGGTTCTACAATGACTTCCCCTGATATTCGAGCAGGAATATCACTTTTAATAGCTGCACTTTCAGCAGATGGGACTTCTGTTATACAAAATATTGAACAAATTGATCGTGGATATGAAGATATAGACGGTCGTTTGAAAGCCATAGGAGCAGATATTGTGAGAATGTAA
- a CDS encoding iron-chelate-transporting ATPase (Part of the ABC transporter complex RbsABCD involved in ribose import. Responsible for energy coupling to the transport system; Belongs to the ABC transporter superfamily. Ribose importer (TC 3.A.1.2.1) family; Contains 2 ABC transporter domains.; KEGG: yal:AT01_3856 iron complex transport system ATP-binding protein) yields the protein MLNVSNLSLQFGKRVLFDEVNLKFTRGNCYGIIGANGAGKSTFLKILSGEIDPTTGHVSLEKGKRMSILKQDHHEYDEVSVLETVMMGNKQMYDVKHEMDSLYAKPDFSEEDGIKAGELGVIFEEMGGWNAESDAGTLLSNLGIKPDDHYKLMNEMDNKAKVRVLLAQALFGTPDVLILDEPTNDLDVETISWLEDFLANYEETIIVVSHDRHFLDSVCTDICDIDFSKINIFSGNYTYWYEASQLAQRQRAQQNKKAEDKKKELQEFISRFSSNVAKAKQATARKKMLDKLDIEHMPHSSRRYPAIIFEREREAGDQILEVTGLKASNEDGILFKDIHLNLKKGDKVAVISKNSKATTAFFEMLEGRKEIEEGEIKWGVTTSQAYIPVENSEYFKNDLNLVDWLRQYVETDEERHEQHIRGFLGKMLFSGDEALKQSSVLSGGEKMRCMFSRMMLVKANVLCFDEPTNHLDLESITALNNAMKSFKGTVLVTSHDHEMLQTTCDRIIELTPKGIIDRYMTYDEYLNDPKVKELRTSYYN from the coding sequence ATGTTAAATGTTTCAAATCTTTCATTACAATTTGGTAAACGTGTATTATTTGATGAAGTAAACCTTAAGTTTACACGAGGGAATTGTTATGGAATTATTGGGGCCAATGGTGCAGGAAAATCAACCTTCTTAAAAATATTATCAGGAGAAATAGATCCTACAACAGGACATGTAAGCCTTGAAAAAGGAAAACGTATGTCTATTTTAAAACAGGATCATCATGAATACGATGAAGTGTCTGTTTTAGAAACCGTTATGATGGGTAATAAGCAAATGTATGATGTGAAACATGAAATGGACTCATTATACGCAAAACCTGATTTTTCAGAAGAAGATGGTATCAAAGCAGGAGAATTAGGTGTGATTTTTGAAGAAATGGGTGGTTGGAATGCTGAATCTGATGCAGGAACCTTACTATCTAATTTAGGAATTAAACCAGATGATCATTATAAATTAATGAATGAAATGGATAACAAAGCCAAAGTACGTGTGTTATTAGCACAAGCTTTGTTTGGGACTCCTGATGTATTGATTTTAGATGAGCCTACCAATGATTTAGATGTTGAAACTATTTCTTGGTTAGAAGATTTCTTGGCTAATTATGAAGAAACGATTATTGTAGTTTCACACGATCGTCACTTTTTAGATTCTGTATGTACTGATATTTGTGATATTGATTTCTCAAAAATTAATATTTTTTCAGGTAATTATACGTATTGGTATGAAGCAAGTCAATTAGCGCAACGTCAACGTGCACAACAAAACAAAAAAGCAGAAGATAAAAAGAAAGAATTACAAGAATTTATCTCACGATTTAGTTCCAATGTAGCAAAAGCAAAACAAGCTACGGCACGTAAGAAGATGTTAGATAAATTAGATATTGAGCATATGCCTCATTCTTCAAGACGTTATCCAGCTATTATTTTTGAACGTGAACGTGAAGCAGGAGATCAAATCTTAGAAGTTACGGGGTTAAAAGCATCGAATGAAGACGGTATTTTATTTAAGGATATACACTTAAACTTAAAAAAAGGAGATAAAGTAGCCGTGATCTCTAAAAATTCTAAAGCTACTACTGCATTTTTTGAGATGCTAGAAGGTCGTAAAGAAATTGAAGAAGGAGAGATTAAATGGGGAGTGACAACTTCACAAGCCTATATTCCTGTAGAAAACTCAGAATATTTTAAAAATGATTTAAATTTAGTGGATTGGCTTCGTCAATACGTAGAAACAGATGAAGAACGCCATGAACAACATATACGAGGATTTTTAGGAAAAATGTTGTTTTCAGGTGATGAAGCATTAAAACAATCTTCTGTATTATCAGGAGGAGAGAAAATGCGTTGTATGTTTTCTAGAATGATGCTTGTAAAAGCTAATGTATTATGTTTTGATGAACCAACCAATCACTTGGATTTGGAAAGTATAACGGCTCTGAACAATGCGATGAAATCATTTAAAGGAACTGTTTTGGTAACATCTCATGATCATGAAATGTTACAAACAACATGTGATCGGATTATTGAATTAACTCCAAAAGGAATTATCGATCGTTATATGACGTATGATGAATATTTAAATGATCCAAAAGTAAAAGAATTAAGAACATCCTATTATAACTAA
- a CDS encoding histidine kinase (KEGG: sds:SDEG_0590 two-component system, OmpR family, phosphate regulon sensor histidine kinase PhoR), producing the protein MKKSGYYILCSFITISLFSQINLLDLPLVKEYDDNETFRKEVEEAIKSGSPEDKITALLLKANYTLVSDLDKNYDEKVKALLDEAKKRLDKNPDPRNLYLYYDISGARYTYLNKSFERLNAYIEALKIKKEADLIDPYFLVELGLMDHYLDVEDYAKVFDLRDLIFDQIDKYKMESNMKSQIYRMSSLAAKELKEYQKSQKDIDSAMLYAKRFEDSVSIARVYKYQAELDLDQKKYDLAYKNALEAQRLYLLYDKKNISQVHFILGSLAFQKKDYDEAKKFLEKAIESKDLPIKSFIKGSSYYRSILEKENKLDEAYKVLKKEDSIKKDVIDENYYKEILDFELDYQQFQNNTILKEKQQQTRWIVFVLVLSLIGIGLLSLLYYQRSKHVKKLKMINFRLNKFSKIISHDLKSPIRSIGSLATFIKEDEPQLSESSQHYINLIHESVMTTENLILNMLTLSRSENNTLEIEKVSYEEIMNQVKSNLLYDINKSDTKIVFKAKPTMLYGNKTLLIQLFQNFIQNSIKYRSEIRPLVIEIDYDSIKNKILIKDNGIGIDSDNLVVLFEAYYQQKFESINSGIGIGLYIAKMIADLHKIEIKINSEVDEGTVIELYFEEGSIIE; encoded by the coding sequence GTGAAAAAAAGTGGGTATTACATATTATGTAGTTTTATAACAATTTCTTTGTTTTCTCAAATTAATTTATTGGATCTTCCTTTAGTAAAAGAATATGATGATAATGAAACTTTTAGAAAAGAAGTAGAAGAAGCTATAAAATCAGGTTCCCCTGAAGATAAAATTACAGCTCTTCTTTTAAAAGCAAATTATACCTTAGTTTCTGATCTTGATAAAAATTATGATGAAAAAGTAAAAGCTTTATTAGATGAAGCTAAAAAACGTCTTGATAAAAATCCTGACCCACGAAACTTATACCTCTATTATGATATAAGTGGAGCTCGATATACCTATTTAAATAAAAGTTTTGAACGATTGAATGCTTATATCGAAGCATTAAAAATTAAAAAGGAAGCTGATTTAATTGATCCTTATTTTTTGGTTGAATTAGGTCTTATGGATCATTATTTAGATGTAGAAGATTATGCTAAAGTTTTTGATCTTAGAGATTTGATTTTTGATCAAATAGATAAATATAAAATGGAATCCAATATGAAGAGCCAAATTTATAGAATGAGCTCTTTAGCTGCAAAAGAGTTGAAGGAATATCAAAAATCACAAAAAGATATTGATTCAGCAATGTTATATGCCAAGCGGTTTGAAGATTCTGTCAGTATAGCAAGAGTTTATAAATACCAAGCAGAGTTGGATCTGGATCAAAAAAAATATGACTTAGCTTATAAAAATGCTTTAGAAGCACAAAGATTATATCTCTTGTATGATAAAAAAAATATTAGTCAAGTTCATTTTATTTTAGGGTCTTTGGCTTTTCAAAAAAAGGATTATGATGAAGCCAAAAAATTTTTAGAAAAAGCTATTGAATCTAAAGATTTACCAATAAAATCTTTTATTAAAGGATCAAGCTATTATCGATCGATTTTAGAAAAAGAAAATAAATTAGATGAAGCATATAAAGTTCTTAAGAAAGAAGATTCTATAAAAAAGGATGTAATTGATGAGAATTATTATAAAGAAATTCTAGATTTTGAATTGGATTATCAGCAATTTCAAAATAATACCATTTTAAAAGAAAAACAACAACAAACACGTTGGATTGTATTTGTATTAGTTCTATCACTAATAGGAATTGGGTTATTAAGTTTATTATATTACCAAAGATCAAAACATGTTAAGAAACTGAAAATGATTAACTTCCGATTGAATAAATTTAGTAAAATCATTTCACATGATCTAAAATCACCAATACGTTCTATAGGATCTTTAGCTACCTTTATAAAAGAAGATGAACCACAACTTAGTGAATCTTCACAACATTATATCAACCTTATTCATGAATCTGTTATGACAACAGAGAACTTGATTCTCAATATGCTAACCCTGTCTCGTTCTGAAAATAATACGCTTGAAATAGAAAAGGTTTCTTATGAAGAAATTATGAATCAAGTTAAGTCTAATTTATTATACGATATTAATAAAAGTGATACAAAAATTGTTTTTAAAGCAAAGCCTACTATGCTTTATGGTAATAAAACATTGTTGATACAATTATTCCAAAACTTTATTCAAAATTCTATTAAATATAGAAGTGAAATTCGTCCTTTAGTAATTGAAATAGATTATGATTCTATAAAGAATAAAATTCTGATAAAGGACAATGGAATAGGAATTGATTCGGATAATTTAGTTGTTCTTTTTGAGGCTTATTATCAACAAAAGTTTGAATCTATAAATAGCGGTATAGGAATAGGTTTGTATATAGCAAAAATGATTGCAGATCTTCATAAAATAGAAATAAAGATAAATTCAGAAGTTGATGAAGGAACTGTTATAGAACTTTATTTTGAAGAAGGAAGTATTATAGAATAA